The following coding sequences are from one Epinephelus moara isolate mb chromosome 7, YSFRI_EMoa_1.0, whole genome shotgun sequence window:
- the LOC126393129 gene encoding immunoglobulin-like domain-containing receptor 1: MGNMILMALLLAHLPTELLSIQVIVPETERRTTLFASVILRCDYSTSANPQDVLVTWRYKSFCKDPVLEYYSTAFQAALQLGQDPSNDCPDRQRTVRTVIQKRGINEPILGADYRNRKITIQNKADLVITEVMWWDNGVYFCTIDAAGDTTGDSDREVKLIVYHWLTVLLIILGALLLIMLFCICCCQCCPQKCCCYVRCPCCPQTCCCPEKAVMQHRMMQEAQKAMVPWMHGQPIYAPISSNASAQGVPILYSGSYSDYPIKQNFAMAPMELSPMAFQQQPPPPPPHHMNGSARGSSRGTGHVLDYLENQVRGLDVGAPQMASHAPQNMLPLQPQLPPQPAPQAVPYTPGPPSMLSALDEMGVRGVERRVITLPPIIQRVPSFSSRRGPGGGDGARGGHRISSLSSGSTNRSGGGGLPRDSRGYRDVSPPRRGILRDYSDDSEWENRRARAPHRGSRNESGGSAGRRRGEPRPRARSRDDLMEELYSKAAGRKRSYSPPPRRRGSWSSDEEDSRRRKGGKGKDWPEKPPSYSSIEEQPGRSNDRRNYLRLSDRSSRSATSVVI; the protein is encoded by the exons ATGGGAAACATGATCCTGATGGCGCTGCTGCTGGCTCACCTGCCCACAG AGCTGCTGTCCATCCAGGTGATTGTTCCAGAGACGGAGAGGAGGACCACTCTGTTTGCCTCTGTGATACTTCGCTGTGATTACTCGACCTCAGCGAACCCTCAGGATGTGCTGGTCACCTGGAGGTACAAGTCCTTCTGTAAAGACCCAGTGCTGGAGTACTACTCCACAG ccttTCAGGCCGCTCTGCAGCTGGGTCAGGACCCCTCCAATGACTGCCCGGACCGCCAGCGTACCGTCCGCACAGTGATCCAGAAAAGAGGCATTAATGAGCCCATACTGGGTGCCGACTACAGAAATCGCAAAATTACCATTCAGAACA AGGCTGACCTTGTTATCACTGAGGTGATGTGGTGGGATAACGGCGTGTATTTCTGCACCATTGACGCTGCCGGTGACACTACAGGAGACTCGGATCGTGAAGTCAAGCTCATCGTGTACC ACTGGCTGACCGTCCTGTTGATCATCCTCGGTGCTCTCCTGCTCATCATGCTCTTCTGCATATGTTGCTGTCAGTGCTGCCCGCAGAAGTGCTGCTGCTACGTCCGCTGCCCGTGTTGTCCGCAGACATGCTGCTGCCCGGAGAAAG CTGTGATGCAGCACAGGATGATGCAAGAAGCTCAGAAGGCTATGGTTCCTTGGATGCATGGTCAACCCATCTACGCTCCCATTAGCTCTAACGCCTCTGCTCAGGGCGTTCCCATACTGTACTCAG GCTCGTATTCGGActacccgatcaaacaaaactTTGCCATGGCTCCCATGGAGCTGTCACCCATGGCCTTCCAGCaacagcctcctcctcctcctccacaccaCATGAACGGCAGTGCACGTGGCAGCTCTCGTGGCACCGGTCACGTGTTGGACTACCTGGAGAACCAGGTGAGGGGGCTGGATGTGGGAGCACCTCAAATGGCCTCACATGCTCCACAAAATATGCTCCCATTACAGCCTCAACTTCCGCCTCAGCCCGCTCCTCAAGCAGTCCCCTACACCCCGGGGCCCCCGAGTATGTTGTCAGCCCTGGATGAGATGGGGGTGAGAGGGGTGGAGAGGAGGGTGATCACCCTGCCTCCTATAATCCAGCGTGTGCCCAGCTTTTCCTCACGCAGGGGGCCTGGAGGTGGAGACGGAGCCAGAGGTGGGCACAGGATATCCAGCCTGTCCAGCGGGAGTACAAACCgctcaggaggaggaggtctcCCCCGCGACAGCCGTGGCTACAGAGACGTCTCTCCTCCCAGACGGGGCATTTTGCGTGATTACAGCGACGACTCCGAATGGGAGAACAGGCGAGCAAGAGCGCCACATAGGGGTTCGAGGAATGAGAGCGGAGGCTCGGCCGGGAGGAGGCGAGGTGAACCCAGGCCACGTGCTCGTAGCCGTGACGACCTGATGGAGGAGCTCTACAGCAAAGCAgctgggaggaagaggagctaTTCACCTCCTCCGCGCCGCAGAGGATCCTGGAGCTCAGACGAGGaggacagcaggaggaggaaaggaggtaAAGGGAAGGATTGGCCCGAGAAGCCACCCAGCTACTCCTCCATAGAGGAGCAGCCTGGACGCAGTAACGACAGGAGGAACTACCTTCGACTTTCA GACAGAAGCTCCCGTAGTGCGACCAGTGTTGTCATCtaa